The Lycium ferocissimum isolate CSIRO_LF1 chromosome 8, AGI_CSIRO_Lferr_CH_V1, whole genome shotgun sequence DNA segment ACCTGTAACCGTtctgttgttattgttttggaATGTTTTGTTTACTGCTTGTGGGATAAACTCTTAAAAGATCCGGTAGTGTCCAATAGCACATATATTTGGTTCTTTTCTTATGAAGACGACTCCTCTTATATCAATGACAAAATGACTAGGTTCATGCTTTTGTCTTTGGAAATATTTGGGCGATAAAGTCAAGACATTTACTCCTTACATGTTCCATCCGAAAAAAGGGATCATAGACGACCAACTAGAGCTTTCACTTCAAAGGACAAAGAATGTTGATGCTACTTACTGCAAATGCCTTTTCAGATTCTTTTTCTATCCAAATGATTCCATGATCAGATGTAGCATTGCATGATAAGACAATATGTTCAAATCTTCCATCAACAGGGATAGCAGTTCTAACATCTGGAGGGTACCTCCCACATCTGTCAAGCATGCAGGAAACTACACATCAGGATTACTAAAGCTTCAATGTTGTCAAAATACCATAAAGAAAAATGAAGCAAAAACTAAAAGCTACAATCATATCCAAGAAGTGGGCGAATTAAAAAGTTCTCCTTTGAAGGGGAAAATGTTTTTGCTTAATGGATAAGTTGAAATGAACCAAGAATCTATTCTTACTGCTTGAGGTTCTTATTTCTCCCACTCTAAACCAACTCATGCTGCACTTTAGGGAGAAGGACAGAAGAGGATAATAAACAAGGTTAGATTTattaagtttaaactaaagGAAACTAAAGCAATGACGGTTAATGCTGCGAGCTGATTGGTTACAATGTAAAGGAAAGGAATTGAAACAAATAGTACAAACTGCGCTGCTGCATAAAAATTCAGCATCTCTATTTATCtattcctttccttttctttaactTTAAACCATAGTGGTAAGAGGGGGTTCATCTTTTTGAGATTAAATCAACTTTGTTCTGCAGTCTTCTATTTAATAGGATTTACAGATGACAACACATTTCATATGAAACTTCTTTATAGCATCTGCAATCATTCAGGGACCTAAAGGAACACAATAGCTCTATTTGTCAGGGTTAGCATATCCTAATCCATGCATTTAACAAGATACAAACAATGATGGCGAGATTGATAGTTGCATGAACACGGCTTAACAGCACATGACCTGTTCATGATCGAGTATTAAAAGTTAGATAAATAGTGAGACCGTTTCCAAAAGAAAATCCTTTTTCGATACACTTATAAGCCAGGTTATCGAAATCTAAGACAGCAGAATATTAGAAAAGAACTAAACATCATCACGGAACTGAGGGAGcctataatttattttatttagaagACATAGTTAGCAAAGCACACAATGACTACAAGCAAAGTTTTGGCGGTTCTGTGACACCATTCAACAGAggttttattatatataatcaCTAGTTTGCATCGCTCATTTGAATGTGGTTTACCTGCAAAATTTTCTTTCTACAATGTGATACATTCGGCCAGGTGCATAAAGTCTTCTTGGATCTCGGAGTTTTCTGCCCTCAGGAATGAAGGTATCTCTCAAGCATATCAAAAATATCAAGCAGGGTAAACTGTCGAAAGCATTAATGCCTGGTATAAGACATAATTATAGCAATCACTCAAAGACAACAAATCAGAGAGAATATAGAGAACTCGAGGGCATTGTTATGTACACAAACAGTGTACGAGAATTGTACTAACCAGAAGATGGATTTAAATATATCTTCGAGCGGCGTGGCTGTTCTTGGCAGGAAATCGTCctgaagaagaaaaagtcatcATTCCATGGTTAATTCTCAAGGGCAGCTGTGGAGCAAGCTAACACATAACTGACTAAAATTTTAGTCTACGAATTCAAGCAAGATAGATAGCTGCAAACAAGAAACTTCTGAAGTTTGCAAATATGATtccggtgcacaaagcatcccgtTAGCAGGGTCCAGAATATGATCAGAGAATACCAGTGGAAAAATATTCCTGCTAACGTGGGAAAATATCTTACTGGGATATCCCAACTAAtttctcattaaaaaaaaaataaaaaaaaatacaagataTCCCAACAAATTGCACTGCCCAATGGCTTAAAGTTTTAACTTTTAACTAATCAATAGCTGCAAGAATGAGTAAGTTGTAAGTTCATCCATGATTAACATGTATTTTGACCATTATCTGATAAACTATTATCTGCATATGCAGCATACAAATCTAGGTAGTGTGTTTCGattcaaatacatatacaatctAATAGCATTCGTtcttaaaaatatgaaattcatGTTACGCGTTCACATCCATTGACACTCACCTGCAATATGACTGAGTGTATTACATCAGCATACTTAACAGCCAAGTTGAGTGACATACATCTTGCTGGTGCAACTGCATAACACCTAACAAGACTCCTTGGAATTCCTCCTAATCTATCTTTATGATTCACCACAATTATTGTCAGCAACGACGCCACACCAGAACCCAAAGAATGCCCTGCAAATAGGTGgcaaaatcaacccattttaGTAACCTGCACAAGCAACCTATTTTTAaaccggttgggtcatgacccatttgttgaCTTGACCCAACGAGTTGAACTTGAAATGACCATCAAACTATTGAGTCAATACAGGTCAAAATAGTGTAACACAAAAGGTCAAAATGAATCCAAACATATAAAGTCAAATTTAAGATAGGAATTTATGGAAATTTTGAAGAATTTAacctaataattaaaaaaaattagcttaCATTCTCTTCACagacccaaaaaaataaaaaaataaataaagacttTTAGTCATGTTGGATGAGTTAGATTATGATCCATTATTTGATCCATTTGACATAACATTGTTTATTAATTTGACCCATTTTAATTCACCCAAATCTCACTCAAAATCACCCTTTTGCCACGTTTACCTGAAATTATCATCTCGTAAGAACTTAatctaataattaaaaaaaaaaaaaaaaaaaaaaaaaaagcaaaacttATTCTAATATCTATTTCAAGATGCGAAAAAAAGAGAGTAGTTGAGTCATGTTAGGCGGGTTGATCATGACCTGTTTCTTAATCTTGATTCATTCTAACCCATCCAAATTTAACTCAACCCGCCCATTTACCTGCAAATATCATCTTGTAGCTCTTTCCATTATCAATCCAAAGTTTCTTCAAAGTCTCAGACTCATTATTCAAAACCCAAACAGCAGATTTCAACAGCCCATGATGCACATACCCTCCATCAAACATTTGTTGTCCCAACCTATTATCCAACAAAACTTTATAATCACTCTCATTCAATAAATTCAACCCCCGAATCGCGAGCACAATCTCTTGGTGCTCGTGATCACAGTAGATCAAACACGGGGGCGCTTGACCTGATGTTTGTTCATATGTGACCCGTTTAACGACCCAATCCGGGTTTAACCTGTACCCGCCAGCTGGCGGGTACTttgggttacggagatttggTTCGTATACTGCAAGAATTATACGGCAGAGACGTGGCACTGGTTCGAATTCCTCGTAGGTTGCTGATGGCCACGTGGCACTGTCGTCATTGCCGATGTATGTGCAGCGTTTCCATGCCCAACGGAGACAACCAAAGACCAACACACATTCAACTCCACAAGAAACCGACATTAATTACTGAGATCAACAAGGGCAGCTCAATAAAATTAATGGCCTAATATGATTATCAGACAATTGAACTCTTCCTCCTCTAAGAGAACGTGTTTGGCAAGATCAAAAAAATTAGTGGCCTGATACAATTATCACACAATTGAACTTTTCTTCTAAGAGAATGGTGTCTTCTGACAACTCAATAAAATTAGTGGCCTAATACAATTATCACACAAGTGAACTCTTTTTTCTGAGAGAATTGGTTCTGACGGCTCAATAAAATTAGTGGCCTGATACGATTATCACACAATCGAAATCTTCTTctaagaaaatgtgttgtggcAGCTCGATACAATTATCACACAATTGAACACTCCTCTGAGAGGACGTGTTACTGTGGCTCAATAAAATTAGTGGCATAAAATACAATTATCACATAATTGAACTCTTCTAATAAGAGAAAAAATGTGTTTCAAGGTCTTTTTCAAAAGGAAAGTTGGAGAAGTGGCTGGAAGTTTCACGTGGATGTTTGTGAGAATTGACAGGGAAAAGAATATTGATTAGCATGTTAGTGGGATTGACAGAGACATGGAGAAAAGTGGAGGAACTACAAGCGTATTGTACAGAGGGGATGATTAGATTCTGGTTCTTGTCTTAAGGCCTAagtatgtgttttttttttttttttttttttcttctttttttcttcttcttcttcttcttgattttgtggTAGTATTTTGAATTCTTTTTCCTGCATGATTATTAATTGTGAATTAAGTTTGCTACCGTATTGCTGATCACCAACTGTTTTTGTTCGAATTATTTATTCCTTCCCATTTTAAATATTGTCTTTCTGTTTGTCCAATAATTTAAGCATTtgactttcttaaatttttttttatcattttgttgagatttattcTTCCTGTTTTAATTAGTGAACTATTAATTAAGTGAAATATTAAAAAGGAATAAGGAATAGTTTAGACATACTGATAGTACAACTCTTAAATGCCATTCTTTAGAGGTTTATTTATAGAGAAATATAAAGCGGGGTGGAATCAAATTAGTTAAGTTCGATTATTTAATGAATCCTcaaaatttatgatttaataATCAACACGTACACACATTAACTTATGTTGCTACAATCCTTCAAAAAATGTTGTCATATTTGTGTTAAACTTTTGATTCATGAATTAACAATTTTATAGTAGTAATTATTTATACCACAATTGTTGTATGCAACaattattatcttattttatatcCGATCGATAATTGGATACAATTAAAATTCACCCAATACGAGATAAAACACTAAAACAGCAGAGATGTGCTTCTCCAACATTTTCCTTCCAAAGTCCTTTAGAAGTCTAAGTGATGGTtaaatttggaaataaaagtTTATTTCGATTTAGCTAGTGTAAACCCaaaaacatcttctatattCCAATAAATCATATATCTATCAATAGATATTCACTAAATAATCCCATCATCATTTGACCATTGTATTATAATTCTATATGCCATAATTCGGGCGTAACTTGTTCACCGACCAAACGATCCCAAATACGTGTACTTCGAATTGGTCAAATGTAAAATCCAATCCTATGGCCTATCACATGATAGGTCTAACCGAGTGGGAAAAGGACACATGTGGATGTCTTGTTCGATAAATTGACTAGCTGGTCCTGCCTAATTTTGCTGAGTTGTATGTTATAAGTGTGTGTCGTAAGCAACGATATGGCTAATGTCAACGTCCAGTACCTCTTCTCCATAATATAATACTAGATGATGAAAGCCCgtgatataaaaaataataccatacttttttttttaatttatttaaaaaagaatgatactccctccgtatcaatttatgtgaatatTTTCGGAGTACGAGTGTTAAACTTTATAATTTTGACCttaaattttgacatagattttttaagtttgtaaaaacaaaatttacatatttagaaaccacattaaaagtactataagtcatgataatttaccattaaaataatttttaaaaaatgtaagGAAAGCGTGGTCAAAGAACCACCTCGTAGACTCGCCAAATAGTAaagggttcacataaattgaaatagagggagtatatttttatgtttagaaattatttaacttgaaacttcctctTTTCTCtataatgaaatgatttaaatatGAAATATCGATGACTTGTTTTCGATAGCAAGTTTAAAGATCTTTcgttttaatatatttttttacacgtggacatatgtcgtaagtcttgaatatttatctcttctcatgtatacacgtatgcacttcaattttaattctccaacaCGTTTATTTCTCAGTGTActtatacttgttaatttttgacttttcaatttctttaaaattaataaatgatacTATATATTATTCATGGCATTCTTAAACAACTTTTTTATCCGGCGAACATATGTCACgatcttaatatttattctctcctcgtatatacacgtatacttcaattttaattctcagatacatatttattttcagGTACTATTACTTATTACCTTTGACTTTTcactatgtcacataaattaggacggataccttttagtaatataattatgaaatttttattatagaaagtattataattcaattaattaataatattaataaattattttacttaaaactatcccatatatgactttttggtttggttctccaattgaaagatttaaaaTACCTTACTCTCTAAGGTTTCATGCCATTACAtctttctactcaacaacactAAAAAATGCTTTCATGTGTTAGCATCTATTGCAGCCTTataagtatagaccaactttATCATTTTACGAAAATATGTGTATGCGTTCTTAATGGTTATATTTAATGTCTTGATTTTATTCCTTATTATTTGTGTGAGGCGTATGTGTCTAATTAGTgcattttttatcctttttaaggcataagttttaaatcttttggctttatgacttgtttgacggtttttgtgttcaatttaaatcgttattttttttttcctgaatttctcttctttaaattttctctaagtgtatctttaccattttctgaacttattctCATTATTgaaatgtcctttttttttttttttttttttttttttttttttaaattttgcaatTGTCTCTTATCTTTTATACTATTAGGGAATTTGTCTATTacaaatttaaaactttatcCTAATAAAATATTTGGATCCTATCATTGTAAAAATATTGAAGCACACTACTaatcatttcaatttttcatattaCTATTATGGGCCTAATTCAAtatatttttcacaaattgttgaaagaaaaaattccatctttcaaaataaatatgttGTACCGTTTATAAGGTATTAGGTTTGTAGgatattttgtttttaatgaAACATTTATTAAGTCATATAAAAGTAAATTGATTCCTCATTTGCTCTCGAAGTTGATCAAATTGATATAAAAAATtgaccttaaaataaaattttgataagcaaatatttgaaattggtAAATTAGTGAGGTGATTCTTGTCATTAGCATGATTGAGATGTTGGATAGGGTGTAATACAATTTTCTTCATTGTAGCTCACTATTGAATTTAGTTTTAAAAGGAAATTGtctattacaaattaaaaacttaaaaatggaagaaattgcacgaattgtcCTTGAATGGgatggtatttaatttttgcctttagcaattaattttaggaataatttcaataatatacaatcttgacataaaatattacatccacatagttatatttttaatttacatctgTATAGCCAACTTTTTTTACAATagtgtttatacacacgatataTAACATTATACACTTACTGTAAATAATATGTCGATCTtaaataaaagtgtataataatgtataaaagggtCATTTTGGGTAATAGTAAAAATATGAGTCatttcgggtaaatattttttcatgagTAGGAGGTGAACCTTAATATGGACCAaccttaatatttttatttttattttacatgaGTAGGAGGTGaccccaccttttttttttttttttttttttttttttttaaacatgagttggaggtggacgatgataccacctccaaactcatgctTCTAATATAATTAAATGATGAAGCTATGCGAGACATTTTTGTTGGTATGACGTGGAATATAGATATCATTAACGCGACGGATATGTTGAGATCGAAATAATCAGAATTTCATGCGGAAGGTAATAATTGAAGTTAGCTAAGTTGGTGCGAATGAGAAATGGAGTGAAAAGacaatggaaggaaaatgaagtttaaagcAAAGTTCCTTTGGAAAGGAGCTTTGTACCACATTGGTGGTAGAAAAAGAGAGTTATGTGCTTATATTAGAAAGCACTTCTTCAAGCTCTTAAAGAGTTGAGAAGAGGGACTCCCCTCGTGGCGTCATcatcgctcggctccggattcggatttggtcaaatgatgatctgattgattgataatctttttagaccttatttatttaaattcatttttccATTTCTGATATTATTTTTcgcataaattattaatttaaattaatttttgagtCATTCCTTATTTCGGAAAAGGAAAGGCCTTTCCGAATAGACACCATACCTGTTCTGAATAGGCATTTTCGCGGCTATATAAACAGAGGCAATGCCTTGTTGAAATTTTTTCGAACTTTGCATATTTTCTTACAAATAAAATATAGAGTCCTTGTGTGATTTGTTGCCTGATTTGAGTTCATCAAAGTCGTAGGCGTTTGAATCCGCTACTCCTGCGACAGGTATATCCGTTTTATCCCTGGAGGAAGTAATACATAACCTCGGGTACAGTGAGaggattaaattccttaaggacacacagtgAATTCTGTGGTCTCAGATATTTTCTAGTTTctgtatttttatgagttttttagtttctaatttttttctaagtttctGTTTTTTCTGAACACAGTATATTAACAAACTTAAGGAATTTAACATTATTTTTGTGTTCATCTATTACAGAagtttaaaagggaaaaaaggtattttttttaagaaataaaatgctttccagaaataaaaaggaatttgtattttgtttggaGACTAAAATCTTCGGATTTTCTACTCCGAGATTAAAGTATCATAACTTTCTACTCATTTGGTTACttgatttgaagatataaaaacttcatcaAGTATACAATATACAATTTCCTGCATTCGGTTTGAAGTGTTTTAATTTAAATCTGTTTGTGTAACTTTATTAGGTTTGAATAAATAAAATCTTCACCGTTGTGTTTTAAATATGTTTCTGTCAAAATTGATTCGGTTCGAAGATTTAAATACTTcaccattttttaaattttttgttttttcgttTGCGACAGAAATGGGAGAGCAAACTCTAAATCTGACACAAAGCTGCAGATTGTCGTGCTCCgaagaaggaaaagaataagGGTCAAGCTAATATGATTGAAACAAATGAGGAAGTTGATGCCTTGTGCGCTATGTTATCTGAGTGCACCCTCGTGGGAAATCCTAAAGAGTCGTGGATCAATTCTGGCGCCACTCGCCACATTTGTCTTTGTTAGAGAAGCATTCACTTCATGTGCTCCCACCAGACCCGACGAGACCATTTTATGAGAAATTCTGCGACGGCCAATATTAAAGATTATGGAAAGATATTTCTGAAAATGACTTCTGGCAAGGTGGTGACTCTCAACAACGTTTGTCATGTTCCTCAAATTAGGAAAAATTTAGTCTCTACCGGACTTTTAGTGAAGAACGATTTTAAGTGTGTTTATGTTTCAGAAAAAGTTGTAATAAGTAAGAACGAGATGTACATAGGAGAAGGTTACCTTACAGAGGGCCTTTTCAAACCGAATGTAATGGTCGttgataataataaaatttctgCTTCGTCTTACTTGCTTGAGTCAAATGATTTATGGCATTACCGTTTAGGACATGTCAATTATAAAACCTTgtgaaaaatgattaatttggaTGTATTGCCTAAATTTGAATGCGAATGTCAAATCTGTTAAAAGCTAAGTATGCTAAACATCCTTACAAGTCAATTGAAAGAAattcaaatcctttagacttaatTCAAATAGATATATGTGACATGAACTCAACTTCATCTCGCGGTGGAAAGAAGTATTTCATTACTTTTGTTCACGACAACACTCGTTATTGCTATGTTTATTTACTTAATAGTAAAGATGAAGCAATTGGAGCATTCAGGCAATACAAAAATGAAGTTCAGACTCAACTTaacaaaaagattaaaatgatAAGGAGTGATAGGGGCGGCGAATATGAATCtccttttgaagaaatttgtttgGAATATGGCATTATTCACTAAACAATTGTCCCGTACTCTCCATAATCCAATGGGTtgcagaaagaaaaaatagaacacTAAAAGAGATGATGAATGCCCTGTTAATAAGTTCTGGTTTACCCCTGAACTTGTGGGGGGAAGCTATCCTAACGGCTAGCCGAATACTCAATCGAGTGCCCCATAGCAAAACACAATCTATTCCATACGAAAAGTGAAAAGGAGGGAAGACCAATTCGGAAAACTTCAAAGTGTGGGGGTATTTGGCCAAAGTGCAAGTTCCTAAACCCAAAAGGATAAAAATAGGACCTAAAACCATTGATTGTGTTTTCATAGGATATGCCACAAATAGTAAAGCATATCGATTTATGGTTTACAAATCAGAAAATCCCGATATTCATGTGAATATGGTAATTGAATCAGATAATATTGACTTCTTTGAAGATATATATCCGTATAAAAGGGAATGTGAGTCGTTTAGCGAATGATCTAAACGACCTCgggaagaaacaaaggaaaatgtTCCCTGATGAGGATAATCTAAGACGGAGCAAACGTCAAAGAACATCTACTTCCTTTGGACCAGAATTTCTaatatttttgttgaaaaatgaGCCTCGAACTTTCAACGAAGCTATGTCTTCATCGGAAGCTCAATTTTGGAAAGAGGCAATCAATAGTGACATAGAATCCATATTGAAcaaccatacttgggaattggtcGATCTTCCTCTAAGGAATAAACCTTTAGGTTCCAAATGGATTTTCAAATGGAAAATGAGAGCTGATGGCActattgataaatataaggcaagactagTTGTTAAAGGATTTAGACAATGAGAAGGTCTTGATTACTTTGATACATACTCGCCAGTAATGATGATTACATCTATTCGGGTGTTAGTAGCGTTAGCCGCCGTGTACGGTtttgaaatccatcaaatgaatgtgaaaatagtcttcttaaatggagatttggaggaagaaatttacatggaacaaccCGAAGGGTTTGTAGTTCCTGAGAAAGATAAGAAGGTGTGTCAACTTGTTAAGTCTCTTTACGGattaaaacaagcacccaaacAGTGGCATGCAAAATTTGACCATACGATGCTGTCAAATGGATTCAAGATAAATGAGTGTGATAAATGTGTCTATATTAAGAACACTCTGAACTACATCATCATTGTTTGTTTGTACGCGGATGATATGTTGATAATGGGTAACAACATTGCTAACATAAATGCTATTAAGTGCATGCTTGCTAGTgagtttgatatgaaagacttaggagttGCCGCTCTAATTTTGGGAATTAAACTCCATAAGACTCGTCAAGGTCTAGCATTGTCTCAATCTCATTATATTGAAAAGGTACTTgaaaagttcaagtatttgGACTTTAAAATTGCAAAGACACCAATTGATGTGAACTTGCTCTTGCTAAGAATAAAGGAGAAAGTCATTCTCAATTGGATTATGCCACAGTGAAgggaagtttgatgtatatcATGAACTGTATGCAACCTGATATTGTGTGTGCTATAAGTAAACTAAGTCGCTACACTAGTAATCCCGACCAAAATCATTGGCTGGCAATGAAACGAGTTTTGGGTTATTTGAAATATACTCAAAACTTTACTTTGCATTATAACAGGTATCCTGCAATTATTGAAGGATACAGTGATGCAAATTGGATCACCGGATCAACTGAAATGAAATCCACAAGTGGATACGTTTTTACCATTGGTGGAAGAGCAGTGTCTTGAAAGGCACCCAAACTAACATGTATCGCCCACTCTATAATGGAGTCTGAGTTTATACCTTTAGATAAATCCGGTGAAGAAGCTGAATGGCTCCGAAATTTCTTAGAAGACATTCCGTTTTGGCCCAAATAGTTGGCTCCTATATGCAGACATTGCGATAGCCAAGCGGCAATAGGAAGGGCCGGGAGCATTATGTATAATGAAAAGTCTCGTCACATACGACGAAGACATAATACCGTTAGACAACTAATATCTAGTGGAATTATCACAATTGACTATGTTAAGTCAAGAGATAATGTGTCAGATCCACTAACTGAAGGCCTAACTAGAGAAATTGTTGAAAGTTCATCGAGGAGAATGGACTATGGCCGAGGACAAGTCATCGtggcggtaactctacctagaAGACAGGAGATCCCAAGATCTAGGTTTAAAAAGATTAAACAAAGTCATTGAtgacggttcaacattgtcaaaaCAACTTTTTGGTCCATTCTCGTGATGAGACAATGTTCAGTACCAGGATAAAGCATTAAggctttttaatggtttctaagtttgataCGGGGTATATCAAATAGTGTATCTATGGGATAACACATTTAGGAATCACCTATGTAAGTGTGAAGTATAAGCCGCTTCAAGGAGAATTCTGTAAGGCCGATTCTCTATGCACTTATGAACCAGGCAGTGTTCATGGCTGAAATGAACAAAACAATG contains these protein-coding regions:
- the LOC132068508 gene encoding uncharacterized protein LOC132068508, producing the protein MSVSCGVECVLVFGCLRWAWKRCTYIGNDDSATWPSATYEEFEPVPRLCRIILAVYEPNLRNPKYPPAGGYRLNPDWVVKRVTYEQTSGQAPPCLIYCDHEHQEIVLAIRGLNLLNESDYKVLLDNRLGQQMFDGGYVHHGLLKSAVWVLNNESETLKKLWIDNGKSYKMIFAGHSLGSGVASLLTIIVVNHKDRLGGIPRSLVRCYAVAPARCMSLNLAVKYADVIHSVILQDDFLPRTATPLEDIFKSIFCLPCLIFLICLRDTFIPEGRKLRDPRRLYAPGRMYHIVERKFCRCGRYPPDVRTAIPVDGRFEHIVLSCNATSDHGIIWIEKESEKAFARLKEASAETATTPPKVQKIERLKTLEKEHKDALERAVSLNIPHAVGVDEEESSTQKEEECMHDISISGEASEKQGEDASTSKAQGSDSRTNWNEVVEKLLSRDETGKLRLKREEATGAQ